The segment TGGGGCGGCTGATGCTGGCGGTGGTGCTGGCCACCTCGCACGCGCACCGCATCCATACCATGCTGCTGGAAGTGCGGCCGTCCAATACCGGGGCGATCGCGCTGTACCAGGCGGCGGGGTTTGCCGAGATCGGGCGCCGCAAGGGCTATTACCCGGCCCTGGGCAGCAAGCGCGAGGATGCGCTGGTGCTGCGCCGCAGCTGGCCGGCCGAGTCCGCCGCCAATGAAGGCACGGAGGGCAGGGCATGAGCCGCCGCGCACAGTTCCTGGAAGTCCTGGGCATCCCGACCGAATGGGTGCCGCGCGAGCGCGCGGATGCGCAGGCAGAGGCTGCGCCGGAGGTGGCCGTGGCGCAGGCAGCGATGCCTGTTGCCGAGGCGCCTGTGGCCGAGGTTGCCGCAGTGGTTGCCGCTCCGGCTGCGGAACCCGCCATGCCGGTGCCGGCGCCAGTGGCGCCGCCGGTCTCCCGGGCACCGGCGGCGCCTGCTCTGGTTCCGGCCGGCCCGGAACCCGGCTCGGCGCAAGCAGATCGCGAAGCCGCCATTGCCAGCATGGAATGGCCGGCGCTGGACGCCGCCGTGGCCGGCTGCACCGCGTGCGGCCTGTGCCAGCACCGCACCAATACCGTATTCGGCGTGGGCGACCGCCAGGCCGAATGGATGCTGGTGGGCGAAGCCCCCGGCGAGAACGAAGACCTGCAGGGCGAGCCCTTCGTGGGCCAGGCCGGCAAGCTGCTCGACAATATGCTCGGCGCGCTCGGGCTGGCGCGCGGGCGCAATGTGTTTATCGCCAACGTGCTCAAGTGCCGCCCGCCCGGTAACCGCAACCCGGAGCCCGAGGAGGTGGCGCAGTGCGAGCCGTTCCTGCGCCGCCAGATCGCGCTGGTGAAGCCCAGGGTGATCGTGGTGCTGGGCCGCTTTGCGGCGCAGTCGCTGCTGCGCAGCACCACGCCCATCGGCAAGCTGCGCGGCACCGTACATAGCTATGAAGGTATCCCCGTGGTGGTGACCTACCATCCGGCTTACCTGCTGCGCACCCTGACCGACAAGGCGCGCGCGTGGGAAGACCTGTGCCTGGCCAGGGAGGTCCATGACCGTGCGGGAGCTGGGGCCTGACCTCTCCTTGACCCGCGGCGGCGACGGCAACAGGCCGTCGGGCCCGCCGCTGTGGCGCCGCGCCGCGTCGGCGCGCACGCGCGACCTGGCCTGGACCACGCTCTCGCCGCCGCTGCTGGCGGCGGTGCCGGGCGCGGCCCCGGCGCGCTGGCCCGCCGGCACGCTGGCCGCCTGGCAACACTGGCTGGAAGCCGCTGACCCCGCCACGCTGCCCGCCACCATCGACGAACTGGCCGACGGCCACGTCGCCCCTTCCGCCGACGATCCCGACCAGGATCCCGCCAGCCGCAGCCTGCGCCTGGGCCGCCATGCCGAGCGGCTGCTGCATTTTGCGCTGCGCCATATGCAGGGGCTGTCGCTGCTGGCCGCCAACGTGCCGGTGCGGTGCGCAGGACGGCAGGGTATCCGCACGCTGGGTGAGCTGGACTTTATCTGGCGCGAGCAGGCGTCGGGCGCGGTGGTCCACTGGGAGATGGCGGCCAAGTTCTACCTGATGGCGCCTGGCGACAGCCAGGTAGCGCGGGCGCAGGATTTCGTCGGCCCGAACCTGGTCGACCGCCTTGGCGACAAGCTGGGCCACATCGTGCACCGCCAGCTGCCGCTGGGCTGCACCGCGGAGGCACAGGCCCTGCTGGGACATACGGTGGACCGCAGCGAGGTCTACCTGCTGGGCTGGCTGTTCTATCACGATGGCCGGGTGCCGCCGGGGCTGGATGCGCTGGGCATCGCGCCAGACCATTTGCACGGCTGGTGGTCCACGCTCGATGACTGGGCCGCCCGCGCAGCCGCTCGGCCCGGCTTGCGCTGGTGCCGCCTGCCACGTACCGGCTGGCTGTCGGGCGCGCTGGTGCCCGAATCCGGCACGGAAGAAGCCGGCGCGCTGCGCGCGATGCTGGCGCAGCGCTTTGCCGACCCGCGCCATGACCACGGCTGGCGGCGCGAATCTCCGGTGATGCTGTGCGAACTGGAGCCGGCCGGGCCAGAGGCGCCAGGCTGGTGGCGCGAATGCTCGCGCGGGTTCGTGGTGCCGCCGGGGTGGGAAGAGCGGGCGCTGGCGCGGGCGGCGGAGCCGCCAAGACCGGGGCCGCAGGCCGCGCAGGACGCGGCCTGACCTTCGCTGCGCCGGCTAGTGGTGCTTGTCCTCGCCGATCATCGCCAGCGAGTTGAAGGTGCGCGCGTTGTACTTGTGCAGCTTGAGCACCAGCGCCATGGTCACGCAGATAAACAGGCCCAGTGCGACGATGACCACGCCGATCGGCACGTTCAGCTTGATCAGCAGCGCATACAGGCACAGCATCAGCAGCACCGAGACGTTCTCATTGAAGTTCTGCACCGCGATGGAGTGGCCGGCCGACAGCAGCACGTGCCCGCGGTGCTGCAGCAGCGCGTTCATCGGCACCACGAAGTAGCCAGACATGGCGCCCACCACCATCAGGAACACATAGGCAATGGCCATGTACAGCGGCATCTGCAGGCCCATCACGTCCAGCGTGACATTGGGCATTGCATCCTTGGTGTAGAACGCCATGATCATCACGGTGGCGCCCATTGCCACGCCAAAGGGCAGCACCGACAGTGACTTGCGCAGCGGGATGCGCGCCGCGGCCAGGATCGCGCCCACGGCCACGCCCACGGCCACCACGGCCTGCAGCAGCGCGCCCTGGGACAGGTTCAGGCCCAGCGATTTCTCGGCCCACTTCAGCACGATGAACTGCAGCGTGGCGCCCACGCCCCAGAACAGCGTGGTCACCGCCAGCGAGATCTGTCCCAGCTTGTCGCGCCACAGCGCCACGAAGCAGTCGCCGAACTCGGCGATCAGCCTGATCGGGTTCTTTTCCTGCGCCGGATAGCGGGCGCCGGTATCGGGGATGAACAGGTTGAAGATCGAGGCGACCACGTAGAACAGCATGATCACCACCATCGCGGCCTCGGCCGGGGTGTCGATGCCGGTGTTCAGGAACGGGACATCCAGCTGCAGCAGCATGCCTGACACGTGCACGGAAATCAGCGCGCCGCCGACCACGGTGCCCAGGATGATCGAGCCCACCGTCAGGCCTTCGATCCAGCCATTGGCCAGCACCAGTTTCTCCGGCGGCAGCAGCTCGGTCAGGATGCCGTACTTGGCCGGCGAGTACGCCGCCGCGCCGAATCCCACCACGCCATACGCCAGCAGCGGGTGCAGCCCGAACATCATGATGGCGCAGCCGACCACCTTGATGGCGTTGGTGATGAGCATCACCCGCCCCTTGGGCATGGAGTCGGCAAAGGCGCCGACGAAGGCGGCGAGAACGACGTAGGAAAGAACGAAGAACAGCTTGAGCAGCGGGGTCATCCACTGCGGGGAATGCAATTCGGTGAGAAGGGCGATGGCGGCGATCAGTAAGGCATTGTCGGCCAGCGAAGAAAAAAACTGCGCGGCCATGATGGTGTAAAAACCCTTCTTCATGCTGTCGACTTTTTCTCCATCGCGAGCTCCGCTCAGGTTGGCCAGGCTGGCGCCCACCGGGGAGGCCATGGTTTGCAGGGAACCTTGTGCCGCGGCCGTGTCGAATTGTGTCTGTGGTGCTGCGCTGCGGCGCCTTGAGGCTTGCCTGACAGTCATTGACATAATGCTTCGCTTTTAGAACATGGCCGGAGCGTCCGGCTTTATATCACGAAAACATGACATTCCCGAACCCCGGCAAGGGCTCTTTTTGACAGCGGATTGCCGTGCCGATTCCCCAATGACCCCCGGCAACGGCATCTGAATGTGTTCAAATAACGGCTGCGATCGCGACCAGCCGACCGGGTCTTCCCCGATCTGGTGCGTGGTCGAACCGATATGGTGACTGGGATACAAGGGCGTGCCAATTCCGCACATTCCCGCATGCCAGTCGCCGCAACATGCTGCTGCACACCGACAGGTGACGTTTGCGCCATCGATACTGAGACAGAGCCGTACTTCCAGCGCCCGCGCCGGCCGCCCACGCCGCCAGCGGCGCCGCCGGCTTGCTCGTCCGCTTCCTGAGATGTGACTTCCATGCCAAGACCCATCCACGCTGTCATCCACCAACCCGCCCTGGCCAACAATCTCGACATCATCCGCGGCAAGGCGCCGGAGTCGCGCATCTGGGCGGTGGTCAAGGCCAATGCCTACGGCCATGGCATCCGCCGCGTCTTTGCCGCCCTGCGGGGCGCCGACGGCTTCGGCCTGCTGGACCTGAACGAGGCCGTGCTGCTGCGCGACCTTGGCTGGCAGGGCCCGATCCTGCTGCTGGAGGGCTTCTTCCAGCCGCAGGATGTTGCCGTCATCGAACAATACCGCCTGACCACCGCGATCCATTGCGACGAGCAACTGCGCATGCTGGAAAGCGCACGCGCCAAGGGACCGCTGGCGATCCAGCTCAAGCTCAATACCGGCATGAACCGGCTCGGCTTCCATCCGGCCGCTTACCGTACCGCCTGGGAGCGCGCACGCGCCATGCCCTGTGTGGGCAGTATCGTCCATATGACCCATTTTTCCGATGCGGATAGTGCCCGAGGCGTGGCCCACCAGATCGAGGCTTTCGACGCCGCTACGGCCAACCTGCCGGGGGAGGCCAGCCTGTCGAACTCGGCCGCAGTGCTGTGGCACCCGCAGGCGCACCGCGCCTGGGTGCGCCCCGGCATCATCCTGTATGGCGCCTCGCCGACCGGGCGCGATGCCGATATTGCCGGCACCGGCCTGCAGCCCGCCATGTCGCTGCACAGCGAACTGATCTCGGTGCAGGACCTGCAGCCGGGCGATACCGTCGGCTACGGCTCCTTGTTCACCGCCGAGCGGCCGATGCGCATCGGCGTGGTGGCATGCGGCTATGCCGACGGCTACCCGCGCCATGCGTCGGGCTGGGGCGAGCAGCGCGCACCGGTGCTGGTCGATGGCGTGCGCACCGAACTGGTCGGGCGCGTGTCGATGGACATGCTGTGCGTGGACCTGACCCCGTGCCCGAAGGCCAGGGTCGGCAGCCCGGTCACGCTGTGGGGCCAGGGCCTGCCGATCGACGAGGTGGCGCAAGCCAGCGGCACGGTGGGCTATGAGCTGATGTGCGCACTGGCCCCGCGCGTGCCGACCTCGGTGGCGACGATCACGGCTTCGGACAGCGCCGCGCCTGCCGTGGCCTGATCCGGGGCGTTGGTGCGGGCGCTGGCCCGCGCACTTGCCATCTGCCGGCCGGGCCACTTGTGGGCCCGGCTCGTTTTTTCCTGCAAGGACATCCGTTGGCCAAGACCAAGACTGTCTATACATGTACTGAATGCGGCGGCACCACGCCGCGCTGGGCCGGCCAGTGCCCGCATTGCCAGCAATGGAACACGCTGGTGGAGACGGTGGCCGAGTCCGCCGCGAACAAGCGCTTCCAGCCGCTGGCGGCCTCGGCCACGGTGCGCAAGCTGTCGGAGATCGATGCCGCCGACGTGCCGCGCTTTTCCAGCGGCATCGATGAATTCGACCGCGTGCTGGGCGGCGGCCTGGTGTCGGGCGGGGTGGTGCTGATCGGCGGCGATCCCGGCATCGGCAAGTCCACGCTGCTGCTGCAGGCACTGGCCAACCTTGCGGGCCAGCGCCGCGTGCTCTACGTCAGCGGCGAAGAATCCGGTGCGCAGATCGCGCTGCGCGCGCAGCGGCTGGGCGTGGAAAGCCCGTCACTGGGGCTGCTCGCCGAAATCCAGCTGGAGAAGATCCAGGCCACGCTGGAAGTGGAAAAGCCCGAAGTCGCGGTGATCGACTCGATCCAGACGCTGTACTCCGAGGCGTTGACCTCCGCGCCGGGCTCGGTCGCGCAGGTGCGCGAATGCGCGGCGCAGCTGACGCGCATTGCCAAGAGCAGCGGCATCACCATCATCCTGGTCGGCCACGTGACCAAGGAAGGCAGCCTGGCCGGTCCGCGCGTGCTGGAGCATATCGTCGATACGGTGCTGTATTTCGAGGGCGATACCCATTCCTCGCACCGGCTGATCCGCGCCTTCAAGAACCGCTTCGGCGCGGTCAATGAGCTGGGCGTGTTTGCCATGACCGAGCGCGGCCTGCGCGGCATCAGCAATCCGTCGGCGCTGTTCCTGTCGCAGCACGAAGAGACCGTGCCGGGCTCATGCGTGCTGGTGACGCAGGAGGGCACGCGTCCGCTGCTGGTGGAGATCCAGGCGCTGGTCGATACCGCCCATGTGCCCAACCCGCGCCGGCTGGCGGTGGGCCTTGAGCAGAACCGGCTGGCGCTGCTGCTGGCAGTGCTGCACCGGCACGCGGGCATAGCCTGCTTTGACCAGGACGTGTTCCTCAACGCTGTGGGCGGGGTCAAGATCACCGAACCCGCCGCCGATCTCGCGGTGCTGCTGTCGATCCACTCGTCGATGCGCAACAAGCCGCTGCCGCGCGGCCTGGTGGTGTTCGGCGAAGTCGGCCTGGCCGGCGAGATCCGGCCCAGCCCGCGCGGGCAGGAGCGTCTGAAGGAAGCCGCCAAGCTGGGCTTTACGATCGCCGTGATTCCTAAGGCGAACGCGCCCAAACAGAAGATCGACGGGCTCGAAGTGATCGCGGTGGAACGCATCGAGCAGGCCATCGACCGCGTGCGCCATCTGGACTGAGCCATGGACGACGGCATCGCCTTCGAGACCGAACGCCTGCGGCTGCGCCAGTGGCGCGAGGCGGACTATGCGCCGTTTGCCGCGCTCAATGCCGACGCGCAGGTGATGCGCTATTTCCCTGCGCCGCTGGCGCGTGTTGAAAGCGATGCGTTGGCCGACCACTGCCGCAGCCTGATCGCAGCGAAGGGATGGGGCGTCTGGGTGGCGCAGCGCAAGGCGGACGGTGTTTTCCTGGGGTTTGTCGGACTGCACGAGCCCACCGCGGCGCTGCCGTTCGCGCCCTGCGTGGAGATCGCCTGGCGCCTGGCGCGGCACGCCTGGGGCAGCGGCTACGCGACCGAGGCGGCACGCGGCGCGCTTGCCTGGGGCTTTGAGCGGCTGGGGCTGGATGAGATCGTGTCTTTCACGACACTCGCCAATGCCCGCTCGCGGGCGGTCATGGAAAGGCTCGGCATGCGTGAGGATGCCGTGGGTTTCGAGCATCCCGCGTTGCCGCCAGGGCACCCCTTGCGGCCCCATTGCCTGTACCGTTTGCCGCGTACGGCGTGGCAGGCAGCAGGCAGCCGGCGCATAGCACCCCTGCGTCAATCCGCCACAGGGCAGGGGGCTTGCGCTGCATGTGACGCCAACTGCAGGCGCTGCAAAATAGGTAATAATGCGCAGCAATGCCGCGCCATCCACTGACGGCACCGCTTACCGGATTACCTGATCACCCACTATGCAAGCCAACTCACGCGCCTATTTCCTGCTGATCGCCCTCGTTTCCTTCGGCCTGGTCGGCGTTGCGCTCTACCTGCAGTTTGAAAAGGGCTACCAGCCTTGCCCGCTCTGCGTGATGCAGCGCTTTGCCTTTATCGGCATCGGCATCTTCTCGCTGCTGGCCGCCGTGGCGCAGAATACACGCTCGCTGTGGCAGGGCCTGGGCATGCTGTCCGGCATTGCCGGGATTGCGGTGGCGGTCTACCACGTGTCGCTGCTGCTCAATCCCAAGGCCAGCTGCGGCATCGATCCGCTGGAGAACTGGGTCAACGCGCTGCCGACTGCCAAGGCGCTGCCGCAGGTGTTCTACGCGGATGGCCTGTGCACCGCGCCGCTGCCGCCGGTTCTGGGGCTGTCGGTGCCGGCATGGTCGCTGATCTGGCTGTTTATCCTGACGCTGACGCTGGCGGTGGGGTTGATCCGGCGCGAGAAGAATTTCCGCTGAGTGGTGAATTGATAAAGAAACCGGCGCACCAGGCGCCGGTGTTTGTTTGATGCAACGGATTTTCGAGCAGCGCTGGTTTGCTTTGACGTAGTCGGGTAGTACCTGTTGCGCAGGGCCAGCCACAGTAGCTTGATCGCCGCCGCCACGGCCCGGCACTCCTTTCTGCTGGCGTATCCCAGGCTGTTGCGGATCAGATGCATGATGCAGGACTGCAGCCTCGTTTGGGGGAACACCGCGTTCAGGGCCTGTTCCATGCCCTTGAGGCCGTCAGTTACCGCAGTCAGGATGTCCTGGGTGCAGTGGTCCGGCTAGCCACTACTCCGTCTCGCTCTTAGCAAGTTGAGAGCGCCTTCTGAAACTATTCCATATTATTTCCCGGGGCCTGAAGGATGCTTTGTCCATGCAGGCCGCTGCCACCATTTCCCTCGACCAACTCCGAAGGGAGGGCCTGTGACTGGGCGACAGAAATCCTGGTTTCATTCTTGAAGCATCTACTGATGTGCCGTGCCAACTGTGGAGCCGCATATTTTGCGCCATAGATGAAACGCAGAGCAGGCCCAAAGCTCAGCGCGGCGGCCGGCCCAACCACATATAGGTCGCGTACATTGGTTTCGAAATTGCGCGTCAGACTTGGCGAGCCGTCAATGAGTGAAAGCGAATTCAAGAGTTCCTGGGAAATGAAGGAATGTCTGGTCATGTCAACCTTGAACCCCGTCGCGACAACAACATGATCAGCGCTAAGGCAGGACGTTTCGTTCCTGGTCGCGACCTGCAGAACTACCTGACCATTCTTGACTTCGGCCTGCCTGATTTCAGTCTGAGTCAGGATATCAATCTTGCCATCCACGCGATTGCGCAGCCACCAGGCACCCGACGGTCCCCACCCAGTCTCTAGAGTTCTCTTGCGGCGCTCAAGATTCATCATGTGGAAGACAATAGGGTACTCGGACACCAAGAAGGAAGACAAAAGAGCGCTCGGAGTATTCGACTGCCAACCGCGTCCTATCCCGACGTGCGATCTCAGTAGCCTTGAGATACCCCCACGGGAGGTACGCGGTTCATTACTCCAATTCACAGTCGCTCCGCGCACGAGTAAGCGAACCCGCGCTCCGATCTCGCTCAACAGTGCGGCGAGCCCGATTGCCGACTGACCTCCGCCCACAACGACGATGTTCTTGTTCTTAGCCCATTCCAGACTCCCGAATTCGCTGGAGTGAACCACGTAAGGTGTCGGCATGCCCTGTAGTGCTGGAGGCATTTGCGAAAATCCCTTCAGACCCAAAGCCATTACCACGCGCCGCGCCGCCAGGGAACTGCCGTCGCCCAGGGCCAGCCGGAAGAATCCATCCTTGCGGTGCATATCGACAACTTCCACTGCGCGAACATGACTGACCAACTGCGACTGAAACCAAAGCCCGTATTCCACAAAGAGCTCGAGCGGCAGGTGCATACCAATCGGCTTATATTCAATACGATTGCGACGGCAATATTCTTCAATCGTATAGCCTTCCCGCGGCGCATAGAGATTCGAGGCAAATCCTTCCGAGCGCAACAGCATGCCTGGAGGCATGAAATTCCTCCAGGCATGCATTGGTTTCCCAAGAATTTGATGTGGCACGCCAGCTGAGGTCAGGTAGGCCGAAACCGATAAGCCATAGGGACCAGCTCCGATGATAACCGTATCCGTTGACGAGATCATTATTGCTCTTCCCCTTAAACTTGCCTGGCTTGCGGAGCCGCGCAGTACGGACCACCGCATGATGCTGCGGGTGCAGAAAATCATTCTTGAATCATTTTTCCGGTGCTGTCATGTCTTCGATAAAATCATGCCACTGAAAGTGCGAACCAAATAACCACAGGCGCGGGGCGACCATAGTGCGGCGCCTTGAGAGATCAACCGCTCTATTGACTTCACGATTGACCATCGGGCGCGCCAATCCAGGCAATTGAACAGTTGCGATCGCCCAATTCAGCGTGTCCAATAGATCGGCGTGGCGTGCTGCACAGCGATTTCCGATTGCTTCTATCGTGCCGTCCAGCCAGATTAAGGCAATCCAGAACCAGGCCGCCGTGTCTTCTGTACGGGCGCGCACACTCGCTTTCTTGATTCTCTTTCGGGTGGCCGGACACTGCTTGCGCGCAGGCGCAGGTCGTCAGAGCCATGTATGCCATGGCGGACATAGTCGAATTGCTGGCGATGCAACCGGTTCCAGCACCGGTGGCGCGGCGCAACGTGGCCTCGACCACATTTTGGTCCTTCACACGGAGGCTCGGCTTTGGTTAGATAGACTCCGGAGCGGAAATCCATTGTCTGTCAGGGGATGGCCATGAATGCCGCTGCGGGACGAACTGGGCGGATCGATCATGAAGCGTTTGTTCGACATAGTTTTCGCCTCCATGGCATTGCTCGTGCTGGCCATTCCGTTGCTGATCCTGGCTGGCGCAGTGCGATGGAAGCTGGGCAGTCCGGTGCTGTTTCGTGCAACACGTGCAGGCCTGGGTGCCAGGCCATTCGAAGTCGTGAAGTTCCGAACCATGACGGAAGAGCGAGGCCCTGATGACCAGCTCTTGCCGGATGAAGAAAGGCTCACGCCGTTCGGCAATTTTCTGCGCCGCTCCAGTCTCGATGAGCTGCCTCAGTTCTGGTGCGTTCTGGTGGGCGATATGAGTGTCATTGGTCCACGACCTTTGCCGATGAAGTACCTGCCGTTCTACTCACCGGACCAGGCACGTCGTCATCTGGTCCGTCCCGGCATTTCCGG is part of the Cupriavidus necator genome and harbors:
- a CDS encoding uracil-DNA glycosylase; the encoded protein is MSRRAQFLEVLGIPTEWVPRERADAQAEAAPEVAVAQAAMPVAEAPVAEVAAVVAAPAAEPAMPVPAPVAPPVSRAPAAPALVPAGPEPGSAQADREAAIASMEWPALDAAVAGCTACGLCQHRTNTVFGVGDRQAEWMLVGEAPGENEDLQGEPFVGQAGKLLDNMLGALGLARGRNVFIANVLKCRPPGNRNPEPEEVAQCEPFLRRQIALVKPRVIVVLGRFAAQSLLRSTTPIGKLRGTVHSYEGIPVVVTYHPAYLLRTLTDKARAWEDLCLAREVHDRAGAGA
- a CDS encoding DUF1853 family protein, with the translated sequence MTVRELGPDLSLTRGGDGNRPSGPPLWRRAASARTRDLAWTTLSPPLLAAVPGAAPARWPAGTLAAWQHWLEAADPATLPATIDELADGHVAPSADDPDQDPASRSLRLGRHAERLLHFALRHMQGLSLLAANVPVRCAGRQGIRTLGELDFIWREQASGAVVHWEMAAKFYLMAPGDSQVARAQDFVGPNLVDRLGDKLGHIVHRQLPLGCTAEAQALLGHTVDRSEVYLLGWLFYHDGRVPPGLDALGIAPDHLHGWWSTLDDWAARAAARPGLRWCRLPRTGWLSGALVPESGTEEAGALRAMLAQRFADPRHDHGWRRESPVMLCELEPAGPEAPGWWRECSRGFVVPPGWEERALARAAEPPRPGPQAAQDAA
- the lplT gene encoding lysophospholipid transporter LplT, whose product is MKKGFYTIMAAQFFSSLADNALLIAAIALLTELHSPQWMTPLLKLFFVLSYVVLAAFVGAFADSMPKGRVMLITNAIKVVGCAIMMFGLHPLLAYGVVGFGAAAYSPAKYGILTELLPPEKLVLANGWIEGLTVGSIILGTVVGGALISVHVSGMLLQLDVPFLNTGIDTPAEAAMVVIMLFYVVASIFNLFIPDTGARYPAQEKNPIRLIAEFGDCFVALWRDKLGQISLAVTTLFWGVGATLQFIVLKWAEKSLGLNLSQGALLQAVVAVGVAVGAILAAARIPLRKSLSVLPFGVAMGATVMIMAFYTKDAMPNVTLDVMGLQMPLYMAIAYVFLMVVGAMSGYFVVPMNALLQHRGHVLLSAGHSIAVQNFNENVSVLLMLCLYALLIKLNVPIGVVIVALGLFICVTMALVLKLHKYNARTFNSLAMIGEDKHH
- the alr gene encoding alanine racemase, which gives rise to MPRPIHAVIHQPALANNLDIIRGKAPESRIWAVVKANAYGHGIRRVFAALRGADGFGLLDLNEAVLLRDLGWQGPILLLEGFFQPQDVAVIEQYRLTTAIHCDEQLRMLESARAKGPLAIQLKLNTGMNRLGFHPAAYRTAWERARAMPCVGSIVHMTHFSDADSARGVAHQIEAFDAATANLPGEASLSNSAAVLWHPQAHRAWVRPGIILYGASPTGRDADIAGTGLQPAMSLHSELISVQDLQPGDTVGYGSLFTAERPMRIGVVACGYADGYPRHASGWGEQRAPVLVDGVRTELVGRVSMDMLCVDLTPCPKARVGSPVTLWGQGLPIDEVAQASGTVGYELMCALAPRVPTSVATITASDSAAPAVA
- the radA gene encoding DNA repair protein RadA, which produces MAKTKTVYTCTECGGTTPRWAGQCPHCQQWNTLVETVAESAANKRFQPLAASATVRKLSEIDAADVPRFSSGIDEFDRVLGGGLVSGGVVLIGGDPGIGKSTLLLQALANLAGQRRVLYVSGEESGAQIALRAQRLGVESPSLGLLAEIQLEKIQATLEVEKPEVAVIDSIQTLYSEALTSAPGSVAQVRECAAQLTRIAKSSGITIILVGHVTKEGSLAGPRVLEHIVDTVLYFEGDTHSSHRLIRAFKNRFGAVNELGVFAMTERGLRGISNPSALFLSQHEETVPGSCVLVTQEGTRPLLVEIQALVDTAHVPNPRRLAVGLEQNRLALLLAVLHRHAGIACFDQDVFLNAVGGVKITEPAADLAVLLSIHSSMRNKPLPRGLVVFGEVGLAGEIRPSPRGQERLKEAAKLGFTIAVIPKANAPKQKIDGLEVIAVERIEQAIDRVRHLD
- a CDS encoding disulfide bond formation protein B is translated as MQANSRAYFLLIALVSFGLVGVALYLQFEKGYQPCPLCVMQRFAFIGIGIFSLLAAVAQNTRSLWQGLGMLSGIAGIAVAVYHVSLLLNPKASCGIDPLENWVNALPTAKALPQVFYADGLCTAPLPPVLGLSVPAWSLIWLFILTLTLAVGLIRREKNFR
- a CDS encoding NAD(P)-binding domain-containing protein; translated protein: MIFCTRSIMRWSVLRGSASQASLRGRAIMISSTDTVIIGAGPYGLSVSAYLTSAGVPHQILGKPMHAWRNFMPPGMLLRSEGFASNLYAPREGYTIEEYCRRNRIEYKPIGMHLPLELFVEYGLWFQSQLVSHVRAVEVVDMHRKDGFFRLALGDGSSLAARRVVMALGLKGFSQMPPALQGMPTPYVVHSSEFGSLEWAKNKNIVVVGGGQSAIGLAALLSEIGARVRLLVRGATVNWSNEPRTSRGGISRLLRSHVGIGRGWQSNTPSALLSSFLVSEYPIVFHMMNLERRKRTLETGWGPSGAWWLRNRVDGKIDILTQTEIRQAEVKNGQVVLQVATRNETSCLSADHVVVATGFKVDMTRHSFISQELLNSLSLIDGSPSLTRNFETNVRDLYVVGPAAALSFGPALRFIYGAKYAAPQLARHISRCFKNETRISVAQSQALPSELVEGNGGSGLHGQSILQAPGNNME
- a CDS encoding sugar transferase, which gives rise to MKRLFDIVFASMALLVLAIPLLILAGAVRWKLGSPVLFRATRAGLGARPFEVVKFRTMTEERGPDDQLLPDEERLTPFGNFLRRSSLDELPQFWCVLVGDMSVIGPRPLPMKYLPFYSPDQARRHLVRPGISGWAQVNGRNSLSWEDKFHFDTWYVDHCSFWLDLKILWLTVGTVMDRRGINAAGDLTVPSFTGSPGTQYVASESEPAQKEEVPIRTA